One window of the Carnobacterium maltaromaticum DSM 20342 genome contains the following:
- a CDS encoding helix-turn-helix domain-containing protein gives MKELLSTKEKVYLDITSALLGEPIDIYTLADELFMSVRNLKKYIDDLNVLIHPISIYFIDTNSVNIHYPDSLNYQHIYKSIYVNNLNYSLLELLFLEENNTLETLEEHFFLSESTLRRTISFINQRLAPFDIIIDTKNFNIIGDEKNIIQFFVSYFQEKYTFQDIKLGNSLVQFLDYIYSDFTKFLNFPTNFPTKNRFIFWVGVGLKRIERNHSLPINNNSEYLTQFTHFFDALLKEQHNQKLKLEHNLTSRSFAEALTFFIETGFLFSNDGLNQLIEKYPDLGDNYQKISYILLELEEIFTISMTESAKTNMQLKLMNGFTFYQKLIFKGGLLNDVPLQFKQRTLFIINRLPEIIQRTFKKYFPHEDEWMANYFIYIIITHWDTFIPNMLKKAPIIHVGIVVETDLEHALYLKNKLAYYYPFNLDAMLIPDITTERIDNKKLDIILTTFPLHELSTTTKIISINHALSKQNVNDLYSSFGIFFEKKLEEKLFSGEFGNISILDEAPRIPIK, from the coding sequence ATGAAAGAGCTTCTTTCAACTAAGGAAAAGGTATATCTAGACATTACCTCCGCCTTGTTAGGGGAACCCATTGATATCTATACACTTGCAGATGAATTATTTATGTCCGTTCGCAACTTAAAAAAATACATTGACGATTTAAATGTCTTAATCCATCCCATAAGTATCTATTTTATAGATACAAATTCTGTTAATATCCATTATCCTGATTCACTAAACTATCAACATATCTATAAATCTATCTATGTGAATAATTTGAACTACTCCCTTTTAGAACTACTTTTTTTAGAAGAAAATAATACGCTAGAAACGTTAGAAGAACATTTTTTCTTAAGTGAAAGTACGCTAAGAAGAACAATTTCTTTCATTAATCAAAGACTCGCTCCATTTGATATCATAATAGATACGAAAAATTTTAACATTATCGGAGACGAAAAAAACATTATTCAGTTTTTTGTGTCGTATTTTCAGGAAAAATATACTTTTCAAGATATTAAGTTAGGAAATAGTTTAGTTCAATTCTTGGATTATATCTATTCTGATTTCACTAAATTTTTAAACTTTCCTACAAATTTCCCCACTAAAAATCGTTTTATTTTTTGGGTCGGTGTTGGTTTGAAACGAATAGAAAGAAATCATTCTTTGCCCATAAATAACAATTCAGAATATTTAACACAATTCACACATTTTTTTGATGCTCTTTTAAAAGAACAACATAACCAAAAATTAAAATTAGAGCACAACCTTACAAGTCGGTCTTTTGCTGAAGCTTTAACTTTTTTCATAGAAACTGGTTTTCTTTTTTCTAATGACGGTCTCAACCAATTAATAGAAAAATACCCTGATTTAGGGGACAATTATCAAAAAATCTCTTATATTTTATTAGAACTTGAAGAGATTTTCACTATATCTATGACTGAGTCAGCTAAAACAAATATGCAGTTAAAATTAATGAATGGCTTTACTTTCTATCAAAAACTAATTTTTAAGGGCGGACTCTTAAATGATGTTCCTTTACAATTTAAGCAGCGAACTCTATTTATCATTAATCGACTTCCTGAAATCATTCAACGCACCTTTAAAAAATATTTTCCTCATGAGGATGAATGGATGGCGAACTATTTTATTTATATCATTATTACCCACTGGGATACCTTCATTCCAAATATGTTAAAAAAAGCTCCCATCATCCATGTTGGAATTGTCGTGGAAACAGATCTTGAACATGCGCTTTATTTGAAAAATAAACTTGCCTACTATTACCCCTTCAATCTTGATGCTATGCTCATTCCAGATATAACGACTGAACGGATAGATAACAAAAAATTAGACATTATTTTAACAACATTTCCTTTGCATGAATTATCTACTACCACAAAAATAATTAGTATCAATCATGCTTTAAGTAAGCAAAATGTAAATGACTTATACAGTAGTTTTGGAATCTTTTTTGAAAAAAAACTAGAAGAAAAACTCTTTTCTGGTGAGTTTGGAAATATTTCAATACTTGACGAAGCGCCACGAATACCGATTAAGTAG
- a CDS encoding chorismate mutase yields MLDKQRAEIDQIDRELVALFERRMAIVTEIGEIKKANSLPIFDEAREINVMERAEERLANSDYAPYVGQLFKDLMNVTKEYQKNIVKKREL; encoded by the coding sequence ATGTTAGACAAACAAAGAGCAGAGATTGATCAAATTGATCGCGAATTAGTGGCTTTATTTGAACGTAGAATGGCAATTGTGACAGAAATAGGGGAAATAAAAAAAGCGAATAGTTTGCCAATATTTGATGAAGCACGGGAAATTAATGTGATGGAACGCGCAGAAGAGCGATTGGCTAATTCTGATTATGCACCTTATGTAGGGCAACTATTTAAAGACTTAATGAATGTAACAAAAGAGTACCAAAAAAATATAGTAAAAAAACGAGAACTATAA
- a CDS encoding VOC family protein: MKIEHVAIWVKDLETTRKFYQKYFKASVNDLYHNATKGFTSYFLTFESGARLEIMQRTDIVIGHEADSLGWAHIAFSVGSKEQVVALTERLVADGYACLNGPRLTGDGYFESVVEDPEKNLIEITE, translated from the coding sequence ATGAAAATAGAACATGTTGCTATCTGGGTGAAAGATCTTGAAACAACGCGGAAATTTTATCAAAAATACTTTAAAGCATCAGTCAATGATTTATACCATAATGCTACTAAGGGCTTTACTTCTTATTTTTTAACTTTTGAAAGCGGAGCACGGTTAGAAATTATGCAACGAACAGATATTGTGATAGGACACGAAGCTGATTCACTAGGTTGGGCTCATATTGCGTTTTCTGTTGGTTCAAAAGAACAGGTCGTTGCTCTAACCGAAAGACTTGTTGCGGATGGTTATGCTTGTTTGAACGGACCACGATTAACTGGAGATGGGTATTTTGAAAGTGTAGTCGAGGATCCAGAAAAAAACTTAATTGAGATTACAGAATAG
- a CDS encoding WxL domain-containing protein has product MKNTIKMLMTSTVILGGFGSTVAIADQATELNSTSSIKFEAPINEEGTKPVDPTDPEQELPEGGGENGEKPGEENTASGPLRIDYASNFNFGKQKISSKQETYLSNLSIKNQEQNYLPNFVQVTDNRGLHDGWKLSVVASELKDEKGHSLKGSIIDLSNISANHSVFKNDLTIDKSNEVSLDGKTPTVIVEDAHGSGTNNHGEGTWAIAFGEKATESQDDDVTLTVPKEVGVLANASTNYQSVLTWSVEPATVSNTKAMLPSI; this is encoded by the coding sequence ATGAAAAATACAATTAAAATGTTAATGACATCAACAGTTATCTTAGGAGGGTTTGGGTCAACGGTGGCAATTGCTGATCAAGCAACAGAGTTGAATTCTACTAGTTCTATTAAGTTTGAAGCTCCGATTAATGAAGAAGGAACAAAGCCAGTAGATCCAACAGACCCTGAACAAGAATTACCTGAGGGTGGGGGAGAAAATGGAGAAAAGCCAGGCGAAGAAAATACAGCAAGTGGACCATTGAGAATTGATTATGCCTCGAATTTTAATTTTGGAAAACAAAAAATTTCTTCTAAGCAAGAAACCTATTTGTCTAACTTGAGTATCAAAAATCAAGAACAAAACTACCTACCAAACTTTGTTCAAGTAACAGATAATCGTGGTTTGCATGATGGTTGGAAGTTATCGGTAGTCGCAAGTGAGTTGAAAGACGAGAAAGGCCATAGCTTAAAAGGATCAATCATTGATTTATCTAATATTTCTGCAAATCATAGTGTATTTAAAAATGATTTAACGATAGATAAGTCCAATGAAGTTTCTTTAGATGGAAAAACACCAACTGTGATTGTAGAAGATGCGCATGGTAGTGGTACAAATAATCATGGTGAAGGAACTTGGGCGATTGCATTTGGTGAAAAAGCTACTGAAAGTCAAGATGACGACGTAACATTAACTGTTCCAAAAGAAGTTGGTGTGTTAGCAAATGCAAGCACAAATTATCAGTCTGTTTTGACATGGTCTGTTGAGCCGGCAACTGTTTCAAATACAAAGGCAATGTTACCAAGTATTTAA
- a CDS encoding peptidylprolyl isomerase, whose protein sequence is MKKKLIISGAVFLGLLTAGCTNSSATVASTTAGKVTQEELYQEMKANYGESTLQTMLIEQVLAKKYGDSATTKKVNAKFNEVAEMYGGTEAFESILVQYGYANGAAYKATIKQNLLIEAAVKDKTNLTDADYKELWENSLYFQTILVADEDTAKEVITKLDAGEKFKDLAAEYSTDTTTSENGGDAGFYNISTGTTYDTTVTDAAAKLNDGDFTKTAISTDAGFYVVNMVVNPTSTSKTWQDYQSELTEMAVTANLADSTFTTEILTTLLKAANVQIKDSDLENALSAYLTPTTTSSSAVTSDSSTDETTTTSTKDSE, encoded by the coding sequence GTGAAAAAGAAATTAATCATAAGTGGAGCCGTATTTTTAGGGTTATTGACAGCGGGGTGTACGAACTCAAGTGCGACAGTCGCATCAACAACTGCAGGGAAAGTCACTCAAGAAGAACTTTATCAAGAAATGAAAGCTAACTATGGTGAATCTACCTTACAAACTATGCTGATTGAGCAAGTTTTAGCTAAAAAATATGGGGATAGTGCTACCACAAAAAAAGTAAATGCTAAATTTAATGAAGTCGCTGAAATGTATGGCGGTACTGAGGCTTTTGAATCAATCTTGGTTCAATATGGCTATGCTAATGGGGCAGCCTATAAAGCTACAATTAAACAAAATTTATTAATCGAGGCTGCGGTTAAAGATAAAACAAATTTAACCGATGCTGACTATAAAGAATTGTGGGAGAACAGTTTGTACTTCCAAACTATTTTAGTTGCAGATGAGGATACTGCTAAGGAAGTCATTACTAAATTAGATGCTGGTGAAAAATTTAAAGATTTAGCCGCTGAGTATTCTACCGATACAACAACTAGTGAAAATGGCGGTGATGCAGGCTTTTATAATATCTCTACAGGAACAACCTACGATACTACAGTGACGGATGCCGCAGCCAAATTAAATGACGGAGACTTCACAAAAACAGCAATTAGCACTGATGCAGGTTTCTATGTTGTTAATATGGTTGTCAATCCAACTTCAACTTCAAAAACATGGCAAGATTATCAATCTGAACTAACGGAAATGGCTGTAACGGCGAACTTAGCCGATTCAACTTTCACAACAGAGATATTGACTACTTTGCTTAAAGCTGCAAATGTTCAAATCAAAGACAGTGATCTTGAAAATGCTCTTTCTGCTTATTTAACTCCAACTACAACCTCTAGTAGTGCTGTTACGAGTGATTCTTCTACAGATGAAACCACAACTACCTCTACTAAAGATTCTGAATAA
- a CDS encoding L-type lectin-domain containing protein: MNLKKLVLSSLIAIIMPISAFSESRTALDEAPLGLQLDDIFTPTEMQNNSAKVYRNGNGTDVVIITDDGGQQGGLWSTEAMKLDLSQDFHASMKIYFDDVGSNSADGAAFVMHSDPKGLSAFSFDGGQTLGVYGYKSDSNPERGAVQNSFAIEFDTYRNDSGENQFDNVDGLGDNHVASSYPGLSSSYERVGSPKRNKIYHDKYSESINLEKGALSNGKWHDFSFNYSAETHEFTYIFDGIERQLYDGLDTSVFGTNSVYWGFTGSTGKKESKQAVIFENIPGLVDAKVTEQVLNKKNESLLETEVTEGETVSYQTDIAYIKGKQSWRNLKVTSNGNQQVTPIAESINILLPDGSKYTPKENPFTEEGNLNLDLTGVELSDPNQHIQISYDAVIKKGNESKTRVLDSIQVAGSNNTIKSQEIGYWSIPTKYEFVFDEVADISTEITGKLLNTGDFEQVDLQLSNAYLSDGNQINSKAEFDPATQLFKLVLEEGVHLLAEEELVAQLTVDNEVIPITKTQVVDKMPPTAEGREVYMSINEDFPSSSKFVRNLMDTNKHLQPEDFNYEFNTNLNEIDVSKAGEHPIELTVADKAGNKSEMIHSTLKILEANKQLESKKQLELKSKDLIQKTTIEKNEFLLKQLAATAWEINAEAEKIDLTEQIIIQNSDEITENPGEYTIKLAVPNKNLYREVPLIVTDGELKLEVDEFPEMDAQIVSRSKKYSFPTTTKFSITDERVTESGWKVSVSQSGFTIPKGYTGSQQALNYLSLEMNNQESTSIASQGSKEIVLNDADSDLYFSFIVKKGANNYLSKNDKYSNEITWTMMKDNTLQLSKLNVTTPLKK, encoded by the coding sequence GTGAATTTGAAAAAATTAGTTTTATCCAGCCTAATAGCTATAATTATGCCAATTTCAGCCTTCTCAGAAAGTAGAACGGCATTAGACGAGGCACCTCTTGGACTACAATTAGATGATATTTTCACTCCGACAGAGATGCAAAATAATAGTGCCAAAGTTTACCGTAATGGGAATGGAACAGATGTAGTTATAATAACAGACGACGGAGGGCAACAAGGCGGCTTATGGTCAACAGAAGCGATGAAATTAGACTTATCTCAAGATTTTCATGCATCTATGAAAATATATTTTGATGATGTAGGCTCAAATTCAGCTGACGGTGCCGCATTTGTTATGCATAGTGATCCTAAAGGACTTAGTGCATTTAGTTTTGATGGTGGACAAACATTAGGTGTATATGGTTATAAATCAGATAGTAATCCCGAAAGAGGGGCTGTTCAAAATAGTTTTGCCATTGAATTTGATACGTATCGCAATGATAGTGGTGAGAATCAGTTTGATAATGTCGATGGATTAGGGGACAATCATGTTGCCAGTTCTTACCCTGGACTTTCTTCAAGCTATGAGAGAGTAGGGTCGCCAAAGAGAAATAAGATTTATCATGATAAATACTCGGAAAGCATTAATTTAGAAAAAGGAGCTCTTTCTAATGGAAAGTGGCATGATTTTTCCTTTAATTATAGTGCTGAAACTCATGAATTTACGTACATTTTTGATGGTATTGAACGTCAACTTTATGATGGATTAGACACGAGTGTTTTTGGAACGAATTCTGTTTACTGGGGATTCACAGGTTCCACAGGTAAAAAAGAATCCAAGCAAGCCGTAATTTTTGAAAATATACCCGGCCTAGTAGATGCTAAGGTGACTGAACAAGTTTTAAATAAGAAAAATGAATCTCTTTTAGAAACTGAAGTGACAGAAGGCGAAACAGTTTCTTATCAGACTGATATTGCCTATATAAAAGGAAAGCAATCATGGCGAAATTTGAAAGTGACATCAAATGGCAATCAGCAGGTAACCCCAATTGCAGAATCTATTAACATTTTATTACCAGATGGAAGTAAGTATACTCCAAAAGAAAACCCATTTACAGAAGAAGGCAATTTGAACCTTGATTTAACAGGTGTTGAACTATCAGATCCTAATCAACATATTCAGATATCGTATGATGCCGTTATAAAAAAAGGGAATGAATCCAAAACAAGAGTGCTAGATTCTATTCAAGTAGCGGGAAGTAATAATACAATCAAAAGTCAGGAAATTGGTTACTGGTCAATCCCAACTAAATATGAATTTGTGTTTGATGAGGTTGCAGATATTAGTACGGAAATAACAGGTAAATTACTAAATACGGGTGATTTTGAACAAGTAGACTTACAACTTTCGAATGCCTATCTATCAGATGGAAACCAAATTAATTCGAAAGCAGAGTTTGATCCAGCTACTCAACTATTTAAGCTTGTTTTAGAAGAAGGAGTTCACTTACTAGCAGAGGAAGAACTTGTGGCTCAGCTAACGGTAGACAATGAAGTTATTCCGATAACGAAGACTCAAGTAGTTGATAAAATGCCTCCAACAGCAGAAGGTCGAGAAGTTTATATGAGTATAAATGAAGACTTTCCTTCAAGTTCTAAATTTGTAAGAAATTTAATGGACACAAATAAGCATTTGCAACCAGAGGATTTCAACTATGAATTTAATACGAACCTAAATGAAATTGATGTATCTAAAGCAGGTGAGCATCCAATTGAGCTTACCGTGGCAGATAAGGCAGGTAATAAAAGCGAAATGATTCATTCAACGTTGAAAATTTTAGAGGCGAATAAGCAGCTTGAGTCAAAAAAGCAACTTGAATTAAAATCAAAGGACTTAATTCAAAAAACAACGATAGAAAAAAATGAGTTTTTATTAAAACAACTAGCAGCTACTGCTTGGGAAATCAATGCTGAAGCTGAAAAAATAGATTTGACAGAGCAGATTATTATTCAAAATAGTGATGAAATAACTGAAAATCCTGGGGAATACACAATTAAATTAGCTGTTCCGAATAAAAATTTGTACAGAGAAGTTCCTTTAATTGTAACGGATGGCGAGTTGAAACTAGAAGTAGATGAATTTCCAGAGATGGATGCTCAAATTGTAAGTCGTTCTAAAAAATATAGTTTTCCAACGACGACAAAATTTTCTATCACAGATGAACGGGTAACAGAGTCAGGTTGGAAAGTTAGTGTGTCGCAAAGTGGCTTTACTATTCCTAAGGGCTATACGGGAAGCCAGCAAGCATTGAACTATCTATCATTGGAAATGAATAATCAAGAGTCTACTAGCATTGCTAGTCAAGGTTCAAAAGAAATTGTATTAAACGATGCAGATAGTGATTTATATTTTTCTTTCATAGTTAAAAAAGGTGCAAATAACTATCTAAGTAAGAATGATAAATACTCTAATGAAATAACATGGACGATGATGAAAGATAATACCTTGCAGTTAAGTAAGTTAAATGTAACAACCCCTTTAAAAAAATAA
- a CDS encoding DUF916 and DUF3324 domain-containing protein, which translates to MSTLLLIFIAPVAQAGGMNFTVEPLFNEHQIAENQSHFEMKVEPNSSEKVSVQITNGSDKDKKFSLQINNATTSKNGEISYEKKLNVPDDSAQVDLQTIATLPHELSLKAGESRIVDISFEVPEQAFEGVLLGGLQVVEQNEATEQADEKISFKNKYSFIVPIVMYETDAQLKADVKLKKVFPTLTNAYPSLEIQLQNPVATTLPTKDVTVKITPKNKKEVLKEQQLKEVTFAPNSTWNNQLDWEKEEFKAGDYTAHIKIKSEYGDWKWDQDFTIAGTKAKELNKKAVGIKSENPSTFLIVGILLLFLVTVVLIYMLTKEKRKNQLEK; encoded by the coding sequence ATGAGTACACTACTATTGATTTTTATAGCACCAGTGGCACAAGCAGGAGGTATGAATTTTACTGTTGAACCTCTATTTAACGAGCATCAAATAGCAGAAAATCAGTCGCATTTTGAGATGAAGGTAGAACCAAATAGCAGTGAAAAAGTGAGTGTTCAAATAACAAATGGATCTGATAAAGACAAAAAGTTTAGTTTGCAAATAAATAATGCAACGACTTCAAAGAATGGTGAAATATCTTATGAGAAAAAGCTGAATGTTCCAGATGATAGTGCCCAAGTTGACTTACAAACGATAGCAACTCTTCCCCACGAGTTAAGTCTAAAGGCTGGGGAGAGTCGTATTGTGGATATTTCATTTGAGGTACCAGAACAAGCTTTTGAAGGAGTACTACTTGGCGGTTTGCAAGTTGTGGAACAAAATGAAGCTACAGAACAAGCAGACGAAAAAATTTCTTTTAAAAATAAGTATTCATTTATTGTTCCAATTGTAATGTACGAGACTGATGCTCAATTAAAAGCAGATGTAAAGCTCAAAAAAGTTTTTCCAACATTAACTAATGCGTATCCTTCCTTAGAAATACAATTGCAAAATCCTGTTGCTACAACATTACCAACTAAGGATGTTACGGTAAAAATTACCCCAAAAAATAAAAAAGAAGTTTTAAAAGAGCAACAACTAAAAGAAGTAACCTTTGCTCCAAATTCAACTTGGAACAATCAACTTGATTGGGAAAAAGAAGAATTTAAAGCTGGTGACTATACAGCACATATAAAGATAAAATCAGAATATGGCGACTGGAAGTGGGATCAAGATTTTACTATTGCTGGAACAAAGGCAAAAGAATTAAATAAAAAAGCTGTAGGGATAAAATCAGAAAATCCTTCTACCTTTTTAATTGTTGGCATCTTACTCTTATTTTTAGTAACGGTCGTATTAATTTATATGTTAACAAAAGAAAAACGAAAAAATCAATTGGAAAAATAG